The genomic region TAGACCTGCATTTGCTGAAAAAAGTAGATGCTGCTCGCGCAAGCAACGACAAACGCCCGATTAAAACCTGGTCTCGTCGTTCTACCATTCTGCCTGATTTTATCGGTCTGACCATTGCTGTGCACAACGGCCGCACCCATGTGCCTGTGTTTATCAGCGACAATATGGTTGGTCATAAATTAGGCGAATTCTCATTGACCCGTACCTTTAAAGGCCACTTGGCCGATAAAAAGGCTAAAAAGAAATAAGGTGAAT from Neisseria meningitidis harbors:
- the rpsS gene encoding 30S ribosomal protein S19 — encoded protein: MARSLKKGPYVDLHLLKKVDAARASNDKRPIKTWSRRSTILPDFIGLTIAVHNGRTHVPVFISDNMVGHKLGEFSLTRTFKGHLADKKAKKK